The DNA window CGACATGCTGCACAAGGTGTATACAACTGTTAAAGCAAGTAGAAAGACTAGAAGACCCATAATCGCTACACCTGTGTCCAGCTCCACAGCCGCCATGACGATGAACAGCCCCACAACTGCTATGTCTTTACCCAGCACCATGCCCACCATGACAATGTACGACCCCACACCTGCTACACCATACCCCAGCACCATGCCCACCATGACAATGTACGACCCCACACCTGCTACACCATACCCCAGCGCCATGCCCACCATGACGGTGTACAGCCCCACAACTCCCATGCCTGTGTGCAGCATCATATCTACCTCTAGATCCTCAATTTCTCTACCTGGACCCATGGCCTCCATTCCTTTGTCCACCAACATGGCCTCCAATCCTGCCGTTAACATCATGGGTCCAATGACTTTTTCACCCCAAAATGCAACTGTTGTAACAACATATGGTTACGgctcttttttctcttaaaacaAGGGAAACAT is part of the Epinephelus lanceolatus isolate andai-2023 chromosome 5, ASM4190304v1, whole genome shotgun sequence genome and encodes:
- the LOC144463424 gene encoding uncharacterized protein LOC144463424, which produces MAEVLDPLGNIVSLVDFTLSLCFKIYKLAQNVKANKERCQQVAQRVKALEELVLAIKKRGPRRISATVENSLRELCTTLTSAKTLMKKYSQTNAFMSFVKSSSHEDKFYMVDKSLTDTFQVLSGALLIEQGDMLHKVYTTVKASRKTRRPIIATPVSSSTAAMTMNSPTTAMSLPSTMPTMTMYDPTPATPYPSTMPTMTMYDPTPATPYPSAMPTMTVYSPTTPMPVCSIISTSRSSISLPGPMASIPLSTNMASNPAVNIMGPMTFSPQNATVVTTYGYGSFFS